One window of Flavobacterium dauae genomic DNA carries:
- the accC gene encoding acetyl-CoA carboxylase biotin carboxylase subunit has protein sequence MFKKILIANRGEIALRVIRTCREMGIKTVAVYSTADADSLHVRFADEAVCIGPAPSAQSYLKMQNIIAAAEITNADAIHPGYGFLSENAKFSELCQKHGIKFIGASPDMIDKMGDKATAKETMKAAGVPCVPGSDGLLESLDHARKVAKEIGFPVMMKATAGGGGKGMREIWKEDELEKAWESARQEAAASFGNDGMYMEKLIVDPRHIEIQVVGDSYGKACHLSERDCSIQRRHQKLTEETPSPFMTDELRLKMGEAAVKAAEYIKYEGAGTIEFLVDKDRNFYFMEMNTRIQVEHPITEQVIDYDLIREQILVAAGVPISGKNYLPELHSIECRINAEDPFNDFRPSPGKITTLHAPGGHGVRLDTHVYSGYTIPPNYDSMIAKLITTAQTREEAISKMKRALDEFVIEGIKTTIPFHRQLMDNPDYVAGNYTTAFMETFKIQKPVEE, from the coding sequence ATGTTTAAAAAAATATTAATTGCAAATCGCGGTGAAATTGCTTTACGCGTTATAAGAACGTGCAGAGAAATGGGTATTAAAACCGTTGCGGTTTACTCTACTGCCGATGCAGACAGCTTACACGTTCGCTTTGCAGACGAGGCAGTTTGTATTGGCCCGGCTCCAAGTGCACAATCGTACTTAAAAATGCAGAACATTATTGCTGCTGCCGAAATTACAAATGCCGATGCTATTCACCCAGGATACGGTTTCTTGTCTGAAAACGCTAAGTTTTCTGAATTATGCCAAAAACACGGTATTAAATTTATCGGTGCATCTCCGGATATGATCGATAAAATGGGAGATAAAGCTACTGCTAAAGAAACCATGAAAGCTGCCGGCGTACCTTGTGTACCGGGTTCAGACGGATTATTAGAATCTTTAGACCACGCACGTAAAGTTGCCAAAGAAATCGGTTTTCCGGTGATGATGAAAGCAACTGCAGGTGGTGGCGGTAAAGGTATGCGCGAAATCTGGAAAGAAGACGAATTAGAAAAAGCTTGGGAAAGTGCACGTCAGGAAGCTGCGGCATCTTTCGGAAACGACGGTATGTATATGGAAAAACTAATTGTTGATCCACGCCATATCGAAATCCAGGTTGTAGGAGATTCGTACGGAAAAGCTTGCCATTTATCAGAACGTGATTGTTCGATCCAACGTCGTCACCAGAAATTGACAGAGGAAACTCCGTCACCATTTATGACTGATGAATTGCGTTTAAAAATGGGGGAAGCTGCTGTTAAGGCTGCCGAATATATTAAATACGAAGGTGCGGGAACTATTGAATTTTTAGTTGATAAAGACCGTAATTTCTATTTTATGGAAATGAACACGCGTATTCAGGTAGAACACCCTATTACAGAGCAAGTGATTGATTACGATTTGATCCGCGAGCAGATATTAGTAGCTGCCGGCGTGCCGATTTCAGGTAAAAACTATTTACCTGAATTACACTCTATCGAGTGCCGTATCAATGCCGAAGATCCTTTTAACGATTTTCGCCCGTCGCCGGGTAAAATTACTACCTTACACGCACCAGGAGGTCATGGTGTACGTTTAGACACGCATGTTTATTCGGGTTACACCATTCCGCCAAACTACGATTCAATGATTGCCAAGTTAATTACAACGGCACAAACACGCGAAGAAGCAATCAGTAAAATGAAACGCGCTTTAGACGAGTTTGTTATTGAAGGTATTAAAACTACCATTCCTTTCCACCGCCAGTTAATGGACAATCCGGATTATGTTGCCGGAAACTACACAACAGCGTTTATGGAAACATTCAAAATACAAAAACCTGTAGAGGAATAA
- a CDS encoding helix-turn-helix domain-containing protein has protein sequence MRLLTLDILIEFVKKYICFALLLFVSSLGWAQNTLEKQSFEALGNFLDNHKNTDTLYFDYLKAYENKAQKNDDLEKIFYAKSKYIVHGANFNERLRHAQELLKLSIKKQDVKYMGLAYNKLALVYYKERDMEQSLHYELLAEKQLAKTNDLYNLNKSRYGIGSIYYFVGNYEKALSFFTQTANYYKNQNSYNDLRGYINSIQYKAKCYQFLKFSESEKIFDTLNSINKKLKEHHFEIENAYLSLLKGQNLYIQKQYKASLEQVQKALPVIKGNDDFANEHLAYLYIGKNLWQLNEKEAAVEQFKKVDFLYDEKEYSDLNLLEAYDYLIAYYKTTNNLKTQLFYTEKLLTVSNHLQKQYKGLSNVLHTKYETTKLEASRDHLQKELKIQMYRKYVILGIAAVVIVFLVSCLFYYKKKQKALRQKYELFTQQRLFSELSTTHIVIPEIKQLEKENNQKELAVYNNNNSNKTSKTSLSDKKTQELLQKLNVFEDNQAYLNSKITINSLAKDLNTNSKYLSEVINNCKGQNFTNYLNQLRIKLILTQFDDNKKLRKLTISAIAEEFGFNNARSFSEAFFKVTGLKPSYYISQLEKDDKAA, from the coding sequence ATGCGTTTATTAACACTTGATATTTTGATTGAATTTGTTAAAAAATATATTTGTTTTGCTTTATTATTGTTTGTAAGCAGTTTAGGTTGGGCACAAAACACATTAGAAAAACAATCGTTTGAAGCCTTGGGGAATTTTTTAGATAATCATAAAAATACCGATACGCTGTATTTTGATTATTTAAAAGCCTATGAAAATAAAGCACAAAAAAACGACGATTTAGAGAAAATATTTTACGCTAAAAGTAAATATATTGTTCATGGTGCAAACTTTAATGAAAGGCTTCGGCATGCACAGGAATTATTAAAGCTTTCAATAAAAAAGCAAGACGTAAAATACATGGGACTGGCTTATAACAAGCTGGCTTTGGTGTATTATAAGGAGCGTGATATGGAGCAATCGCTGCATTATGAACTGTTGGCAGAAAAACAATTGGCAAAAACCAATGACCTTTACAATTTAAATAAATCGCGTTACGGTATTGGCAGTATTTATTATTTTGTGGGTAATTATGAAAAAGCATTATCGTTTTTTACCCAAACTGCCAATTATTATAAAAATCAAAACTCATACAATGATTTAAGGGGGTATATAAATTCTATTCAATACAAAGCAAAATGTTATCAATTTTTAAAATTTTCAGAGTCTGAAAAAATATTTGATACATTAAATAGTATAAATAAAAAACTTAAAGAACATCATTTTGAAATTGAAAACGCTTATCTTTCTCTTTTAAAAGGACAAAATCTATATATACAAAAACAGTATAAAGCGTCTTTAGAGCAAGTGCAAAAGGCATTGCCCGTTATTAAAGGCAACGATGATTTTGCAAATGAGCATTTAGCCTATTTATATATAGGTAAAAATTTATGGCAACTCAACGAAAAGGAAGCAGCGGTAGAACAATTTAAAAAAGTAGATTTTTTATATGATGAAAAAGAATACAGCGATTTAAATTTGTTAGAAGCGTATGATTATTTAATTGCCTATTATAAAACAACGAACAATTTAAAGACGCAGCTTTTTTACACCGAAAAATTGTTAACCGTTAGCAACCACTTACAAAAACAATATAAAGGGTTAAGCAATGTACTTCATACCAAGTATGAAACTACTAAATTAGAAGCCAGTCGTGATCATTTACAAAAAGAACTTAAAATACAGATGTACCGAAAGTACGTTATACTTGGTATTGCCGCAGTAGTTATTGTATTTTTAGTTTCTTGTTTATTTTATTATAAAAAGAAACAAAAGGCGTTACGCCAAAAATATGAACTTTTTACCCAACAAAGGTTGTTTTCCGAACTTAGTACAACGCATATTGTAATACCGGAAATAAAACAATTAGAGAAAGAAAATAACCAAAAAGAATTAGCAGTATACAATAACAATAACAGTAACAAAACGAGTAAAACGAGCCTTTCTGATAAAAAAACGCAAGAGCTTTTACAAAAACTAAATGTGTTTGAAGACAATCAAGCGTATTTAAATTCAAAAATTACCATAAATTCACTCGCTAAAGATTTAAATACCAATTCTAAATATTTATCTGAAGTAATTAATAACTGTAAAGGACAGAATTTTACAAACTATTTGAACCAGTTACGTATAAAGCTTATATTAACACAATTTGATGACAATAAAAAACTGCGTAAACTTACCATTAGTGCAATTGCAGAAGAATTTGGCTTTAACAACGCCCGCAGTTTTTCAGAGGCATTTTTTAAAGTAACCGGATTAAAGCCTTCGTATTATATTTCGCAATTAGAAAAAGATGATAAAGCAGCTTAA
- a CDS encoding GLPGLI family protein, with protein sequence MKKKSFTIIFCLFIACYSFSQSNGILVEYLNVFDTEVPVEMKGYLYALPTEAIYEELLETRRPLSEKLVKNEIEIVEVYKPLINDNKIFIVDINNKYVEYFEYLIPSKKSKITDEFSIKWITVNEKKMISDIECYKATTDFRGRKWEAWYAPSIPYSFGPWKFYGLPGLIILIHDESKRYNFAVKKIENLKENIYKDKLKQVKSIKYDVLQTFKEFVLEREEIIETAFSSSTIERGKEIIREKIKRSGRELIYEWEEDKK encoded by the coding sequence ATGAAGAAAAAATCTTTTACTATTATTTTTTGTTTATTTATTGCGTGTTATTCTTTCAGTCAATCCAATGGTATTTTAGTTGAGTATCTTAATGTTTTTGATACAGAAGTACCTGTTGAAATGAAAGGTTATTTATACGCTTTACCTACAGAAGCAATTTATGAAGAGTTACTTGAAACAAGAAGACCTTTAAGTGAAAAACTTGTAAAAAATGAAATTGAAATTGTTGAAGTTTACAAACCTTTAATTAACGATAACAAAATATTTATTGTTGATATTAATAATAAGTATGTAGAATATTTTGAATATTTAATACCGTCTAAAAAATCTAAAATTACTGATGAATTCTCCATAAAATGGATCACTGTTAATGAAAAAAAAATGATAAGTGATATAGAGTGTTATAAAGCAACTACCGATTTTAGGGGGAGAAAATGGGAAGCTTGGTACGCACCTTCAATTCCTTATTCATTTGGACCTTGGAAATTTTATGGCTTACCAGGCTTGATCATTTTAATCCATGATGAGAGTAAACGTTATAATTTCGCAGTTAAAAAAATTGAAAACCTCAAAGAAAATATTTACAAGGACAAATTAAAACAAGTAAAAAGCATTAAATATGATGTTCTACAAACTTTTAAAGAATTTGTCTTAGAGAGAGAAGAAATTATCGAAACAGCTTTTTCTAGTAGCACTATTGAAAGAGGAAAAGAAATAATAAGAGAAAAAATAAAACGATCAGGAAGAGAACTCATCTACGAATGGGAAGAAGATAAAAAATAA
- a CDS encoding GLPGLI family protein: MKNLQLLALLFCCQIMLAQTNDYKITYKRFLSYGQKLQRDAILYVKENQPTVMHNSMASTVELEKRETIKKEPSPNAVSSEVIKKYLDLKEFSYSNFPDTYIKVDQQNNINTAIDFMGTKRGFIVIDDNLKYTWKITAETKQVQNYTCYKATTTFRGNNFEAWFTPEIPINVGPWKWYGLPGLIVEVYDLEKKEIYLLEKIEKLTEEIPFPTEKLKTVSLKDFVIEKDDFLGNPLGGSLNRNTTVTSNYKRGGLELIYEWEEKNK, translated from the coding sequence ATGAAAAATTTACAGCTACTTGCTTTGTTATTTTGTTGCCAAATAATGCTTGCACAAACAAACGATTATAAAATTACGTATAAAAGATTTCTTTCGTATGGTCAAAAACTACAACGCGATGCTATTTTATATGTAAAAGAAAACCAGCCTACAGTGATGCATAACTCAATGGCTTCAACCGTTGAATTAGAAAAAAGAGAAACAATAAAAAAAGAACCAAGTCCAAATGCTGTTTCAAGCGAAGTAATTAAAAAGTATCTCGATCTAAAAGAATTTAGTTACAGTAATTTTCCAGATACGTATATAAAGGTCGATCAGCAAAACAACATAAATACAGCCATTGATTTTATGGGTACAAAACGTGGTTTTATTGTTATTGATGATAACTTAAAATATACCTGGAAAATAACCGCTGAAACAAAACAAGTTCAAAATTACACCTGTTATAAGGCAACCACCACTTTTAGAGGCAACAACTTTGAAGCTTGGTTTACCCCCGAAATTCCAATAAATGTAGGGCCGTGGAAATGGTACGGTTTACCAGGTTTAATTGTCGAGGTGTATGATTTAGAAAAAAAAGAAATTTATCTTTTAGAGAAAATTGAAAAACTAACAGAAGAAATTCCTTTTCCTACTGAAAAATTAAAAACAGTTTCTTTAAAAGATTTTGTTATTGAAAAAGATGATTTTTTAGGAAATCCTTTAGGAGGCAGTTTAAATAGAAACACTACCGTAACCTCAAATTATAAACGAGGTGGATTAGAACTCATCTACGAATGGGAAGAAAAAAACAAATAA
- a CDS encoding GLPGLI family protein: MLAQTNDYKITYKRFEGNHKRDAVLYVKENQPTVMQTIMASTVPIKVLKDTTYINENGATVMKGFSGSTDYSKFPDEYIKVDHLQNKIEMIKDIHKKNFLVTDELNYTWQITNETKKIKDYTCYKATTTFRGNTFEAWFTPDIPINAGPWKWYGLPGLIVEATDKDQSVVFKLEKIEKLTEEIPFPSSKSKKMTLKQYFKEADEAFEAMFASNDRNTTTTVKTLGRFGLERVYEWEEEPKK; the protein is encoded by the coding sequence ATGCTTGCACAAACAAACGATTATAAAATTACCTATAAACGTTTTGAAGGTAATCATAAAAGAGATGCTGTTTTATATGTAAAAGAAAACCAGCCAACAGTGATGCAAACCATTATGGCATCTACCGTTCCTATAAAAGTGTTGAAAGACACCACTTATATTAATGAAAATGGTGCTACCGTAATGAAAGGGTTTAGTGGTTCTACAGATTATAGTAAGTTTCCTGATGAGTATATAAAAGTAGATCATTTACAAAACAAAATAGAAATGATTAAAGATATTCACAAGAAAAATTTTTTAGTTACCGATGAATTAAATTATACGTGGCAAATAACAAACGAAACCAAAAAAATTAAAGATTATACCTGTTACAAAGCCACCACTACTTTTAGAGGCAATACTTTTGAAGCGTGGTTTACCCCCGATATTCCTATAAATGCAGGTCCGTGGAAATGGTACGGTTTACCCGGATTGATTGTAGAAGCTACCGATAAAGACCAAAGTGTGGTATTTAAATTAGAAAAAATAGAAAAGTTAACCGAAGAAATTCCTTTTCCTTCATCTAAGTCAAAAAAAATGACTTTAAAGCAGTATTTTAAAGAAGCTGATGAAGCTTTTGAGGCAATGTTTGCTTCAAATGACCGAAATACCACAACTACCGTTAAAACTTTAGGAAGGTTTGGTTTAGAACGAGTGTACGAATGGGAAGAAGAACCTAAAAAATAA
- a CDS encoding carboxypeptidase regulatory-like domain-containing protein — protein MPKTLIVLLTALFTTISLQAQTVCKGTVVTFDKQPVANASVLIKDSADNILQFGFTNTQGIFNIQTESEGSFSVEVNKMGFVKQQQPLTITKDKKEYNLTFTLEESVEELEDLVIEIDNPIQLRGDTLSYDAKAFSTGREVVVEDLLKNIPGITVEKDGKIKFEDTEIEKVMVDGDDFFNRGYSLLTKNMPNKPLDKVQVLRNYSNNKLLKGVEESNRVALNLTIDEEYKDLWFGDISAGYGLVTENRYEVSGNLMNFSKKYKNFLTYGLNNVGANNVGSLEGMFYNNYEVESIGQGSQLNQIMGLNGSRPSQLKDHRTRINNAEHVSLSTIVPVTEKLKIKVVGFLGFDENYAFNNRYSITNVGNTYFENTENNQFKSHLKKGYINLLATYDVSKTQMLQLSSVYNQGNTNNYNNLTFNGTNTLERLETKNTFFDQKITYTHKWKDRNVVLLKARYFSNKIPQLYNIDDYLMGDLFAFDADAMNNDIRNEKTFAGLEADFKLRQKNNDLIEFQVGYEHNDQSMNTVFQLFNDNVAFRPDGFQTNSSFTLGDLYAKSGYTWKWNTFKISGRAEAHQLLNQFTTLNSNKKQNPFYVNPSVNFMWDVKPTHIFNGSYMVNFNNTSFIDVNDTYLLNSSRSFSKGLGAFKLTDSQMANLGYSIRHYLNRYRFSLNLNYSKQSNVLSSKSLIEQNSALSESVFIKGGETYGIRFASNFYFRNLKSNLKLEGNYSTSTSFNEVNNSGLRKNNYTSQQYNFEWRSNFKTAFNFHLGTEWTRSKVASPDFENSYTNGFSFLDLYYKIDERLDIKAVTEYYYFGSLDKDQRNHAFLDLEASYKLKGDKWTLGLRGNNLFNKQNFTTYYVTDLGYSSTSYRLMPRYVLLTAKYRFSL, from the coding sequence ATGCCAAAAACACTTATTGTATTACTAACTGCTTTATTTACAACTATTTCTTTACAGGCACAAACTGTTTGTAAAGGCACAGTGGTTACTTTTGACAAACAGCCTGTTGCAAACGCATCGGTGTTGATAAAAGACAGTGCAGACAACATTTTGCAATTTGGCTTTACCAACACACAGGGAATTTTTAACATACAAACCGAAAGCGAAGGCAGTTTCAGCGTGGAAGTAAACAAAATGGGCTTTGTAAAGCAACAACAACCACTAACAATTACTAAAGATAAAAAAGAATACAACTTAACCTTTACGTTAGAAGAAAGCGTGGAAGAGCTGGAAGATTTGGTTATTGAAATAGACAATCCCATTCAACTGCGAGGCGACACACTAAGTTATGATGCAAAAGCATTCAGCACCGGACGCGAAGTGGTGGTCGAAGATTTGTTAAAAAACATTCCGGGTATTACCGTTGAAAAAGATGGTAAAATTAAATTTGAAGATACCGAAATAGAAAAGGTAATGGTAGATGGCGATGATTTTTTTAACCGTGGCTACAGCTTGCTTACCAAAAATATGCCCAACAAACCCTTAGATAAAGTACAGGTGTTACGCAACTATTCTAACAACAAACTACTAAAAGGTGTTGAAGAAAGTAACAGGGTTGCTTTAAACCTTACCATTGATGAAGAATACAAAGATTTGTGGTTTGGCGATATCTCTGCCGGATACGGATTGGTAACCGAAAACCGTTACGAAGTATCGGGCAATTTGATGAACTTCAGCAAAAAATACAAAAACTTTCTTACCTATGGTTTAAACAATGTAGGTGCCAACAATGTAGGCTCGCTTGAAGGTATGTTTTATAACAATTACGAAGTAGAATCTATAGGGCAAGGCAGCCAGCTTAACCAAATTATGGGGTTAAATGGTAGTCGCCCAAGTCAGTTAAAAGATCACCGTACCCGAATTAACAATGCTGAACACGTTTCGTTAAGCACCATTGTTCCCGTAACCGAAAAACTAAAAATCAAAGTGGTTGGTTTCTTGGGCTTTGATGAAAACTATGCGTTTAACAACCGCTACAGCATCACAAACGTGGGCAATACGTATTTTGAAAATACCGAAAACAACCAGTTTAAAAGCCATTTAAAGAAAGGCTATATAAATCTTTTGGCAACCTACGATGTGTCAAAAACACAGATGTTGCAATTAAGCTCGGTTTATAATCAGGGAAACACCAATAATTATAACAATTTAACGTTTAACGGCACCAATACTTTAGAACGTTTAGAAACCAAAAATACTTTTTTTGACCAAAAAATAACCTATACCCATAAATGGAAAGACAGAAATGTGGTATTGCTAAAAGCACGATATTTCTCGAATAAAATTCCACAGCTTTATAACATTGACGATTATTTAATGGGCGATTTGTTTGCGTTTGATGCCGATGCAATGAACAACGACATTAGAAACGAAAAAACTTTTGCCGGATTGGAAGCCGATTTCAAGCTCAGACAAAAAAACAACGATTTAATTGAATTTCAAGTAGGTTACGAGCATAACGATCAGTCTATGAATACCGTTTTCCAGCTGTTTAACGATAATGTTGCTTTTCGTCCCGATGGTTTCCAGACTAACAGCTCGTTCACTTTAGGCGATTTGTACGCAAAAAGCGGTTACACCTGGAAATGGAACACCTTTAAAATATCAGGTCGTGCCGAAGCACATCAATTGCTGAATCAATTTACCACGTTGAATTCCAATAAAAAACAAAATCCATTTTATGTAAATCCATCGGTCAACTTTATGTGGGATGTAAAACCTACTCATATTTTCAACGGATCGTACATGGTTAATTTTAACAACACTTCGTTTATCGATGTCAACGATACATACTTGTTGAACTCTTCGCGTAGTTTTTCAAAAGGATTAGGTGCATTTAAACTAACCGATTCTCAAATGGCAAATTTGGGTTACAGCATCCGTCATTATTTAAATCGCTACCGTTTTTCGTTAAATTTAAATTATAGCAAACAAAGCAATGTACTATCAAGCAAAAGCCTTATTGAACAAAACAGTGCCCTTTCTGAAAGCGTATTTATCAAAGGTGGCGAAACATACGGCATTCGTTTTGCATCTAATTTTTATTTTCGAAATTTAAAAAGTAACTTAAAATTAGAAGGGAATTATTCCACCTCTACCTCATTCAATGAAGTAAACAATTCCGGATTGCGTAAAAACAACTATACCAGTCAACAATACAATTTTGAATGGCGCAGTAATTTTAAAACCGCCTTTAATTTTCATTTAGGAACCGAGTGGACACGCTCAAAAGTAGCTTCGCCCGATTTTGAAAACAGCTACACCAATGGTTTCAGCTTTTTAGATCTATATTACAAAATTGATGAACGACTGGATATAAAGGCAGTAACCGAATACTATTATTTTGGCAGTTTAGATAAAGATCAACGCAACCACGCTTTCTTAGATTTAGAAGCATCGTACAAATTAAAAGGTGATAAATGGACTTTAGGGCTAAGGGGAAACAATCTTTTTAACAAACAAAACTTTACCACCTATTACGTAACTGATCTGGGATACAGCAGTACCAGCTATCGCTTAATGCCTCGTTATGTATTGTTGACTGCTAAGTACCGCTTTAGCTTGTAA
- a CDS encoding cold-shock protein, with the protein MRTGTVKFFNESKGFGFITDETTGEDIFVHISGIKSRELKDGDQVNYVEADGKKGKIATDVVVL; encoded by the coding sequence ATGAGAACAGGTACAGTAAAGTTCTTCAATGAATCAAAAGGATTTGGTTTTATTACAGACGAAACAACAGGAGAAGACATTTTTGTTCATATTTCTGGAATTAAATCAAGAGAGCTAAAAGACGGTGATCAAGTTAACTACGTTGAGGCTGACGGAAAAAAAGGAAAAATTGCAACAGACGTTGTTGTTTTATAA
- a CDS encoding helix-turn-helix domain-containing protein encodes MLPVFFAFGQTAATSYEKLWKMIDADSTPNEQKLHYLDQYLEKAQQENNLLEEYQALKKKTYIVPFNEAVMILHKMHPLVQKLANDSITGNFYNRSTVLYYKHRYFKQALDYAIASEAFNEKINNLYNLNSARIDIGNIYYHTKYYDKAVAYFTQAKDYYQSGKGYNHIQWYINCLYSLGKTYLEQEETAALLNVIKESEKAILQLKPRDRQFETAYLNYLKGGLAFLQKELPAAHRFLEAALPEIKQNGDFTNEHVVYLYLGKILWEQNNKQEAVTYFTKIDSLFHEKKFLNYELRETYDYLAAYYKETGQTALQLQANENLNLLSQQFEKEQKNITDRLHNELERKKIETERTQLQKKLNSNKRTYTFWLVIAGVVLLLLTVYSYRKNHDQKKLKQKFNELLDTATEEKHQQKNDVLGSEILQEPTVEVPRQPEESAAEITTQTEAAPQKNNISSQQVNEQRLFRALEKFEQEKGFLKLIKAEDGSLRALKIEDLAEQLATNRTTLSAFLNIHKGGFAAYLTKLRIKQITIDLQANEELRKKSMQELSELYGFASLRSFNIQFKEQTGLPPSFFVKELELRMAEEKARLKAEDKVKKE; translated from the coding sequence TTGCTACCCGTTTTTTTTGCTTTTGGGCAAACGGCGGCAACTTCGTATGAAAAGTTGTGGAAAATGATTGATGCTGACAGCACACCCAACGAACAAAAACTACATTATTTAGACCAATATCTTGAAAAAGCCCAACAAGAAAACAACCTGTTAGAAGAATATCAGGCATTAAAAAAAAAGACCTATATTGTTCCGTTTAATGAAGCGGTAATGATTCTGCATAAAATGCACCCGCTGGTGCAGAAGTTAGCGAACGACAGCATTACAGGGAATTTTTATAACCGGAGTACCGTATTATATTACAAGCACCGTTATTTTAAGCAGGCATTAGACTATGCCATAGCATCGGAAGCCTTTAACGAGAAAATCAACAATCTTTACAACCTCAATTCTGCCCGTATAGATATTGGTAATATTTATTACCACACAAAATATTATGACAAAGCGGTTGCTTATTTTACGCAGGCAAAAGATTATTACCAAAGTGGCAAGGGATATAACCATATACAGTGGTACATCAATTGCCTGTACAGTTTGGGCAAAACGTATTTAGAACAAGAAGAAACAGCAGCCTTGCTAAATGTTATTAAAGAAAGCGAAAAAGCCATTCTGCAATTAAAACCCCGTGACCGCCAATTTGAAACCGCTTATTTAAATTACCTGAAAGGCGGGCTGGCTTTTTTGCAAAAAGAGTTGCCGGCTGCCCACCGGTTTTTAGAGGCAGCATTGCCCGAAATTAAACAAAACGGCGATTTTACCAACGAACATGTGGTGTATTTGTATTTGGGTAAAATTTTATGGGAACAAAACAATAAACAAGAAGCAGTAACTTATTTTACTAAAATAGACAGCTTGTTTCATGAAAAAAAGTTTTTGAATTACGAGCTGCGCGAAACCTATGATTATTTAGCGGCATATTATAAAGAAACGGGGCAAACGGCATTGCAGTTACAGGCTAATGAAAACCTAAACCTGCTGAGCCAGCAGTTTGAAAAAGAACAAAAAAACATTACCGACCGCCTGCACAACGAGCTGGAAAGAAAAAAAATAGAAACCGAGCGTACCCAACTGCAAAAAAAGCTGAACAGCAATAAGAGGACCTATACTTTTTGGTTGGTGATTGCAGGGGTGGTGCTATTGCTGCTTACCGTGTATTCGTACCGTAAAAACCACGATCAGAAAAAATTAAAACAGAAGTTTAATGAGCTGTTGGATACAGCGACAGAAGAAAAGCACCAGCAAAAAAATGATGTTTTAGGGTCTGAGATACTTCAAGAACCAACTGTTGAAGTACCAAGGCAACCGGAAGAATCGGCTGCCGAAATAACAACGCAGACAGAAGCTGCCCCACAGAAGAATAATATATCTTCTCAACAGGTAAATGAACAACGTCTTTTCAGGGCATTAGAAAAATTTGAGCAGGAAAAAGGTTTTCTAAAACTTATAAAGGCAGAAGACGGTTCTTTGAGAGCCTTAAAAATAGAAGATCTTGCGGAACAGCTGGCAACCAACCGAACCACATTATCTGCTTTTTTAAATATTCATAAAGGCGGTTTTGCCGCCTACCTTACAAAACTGCGTATAAAGCAAATAACGATTGATTTACAAGCAAACGAGGAACTGCGGAAAAAAAGCATGCAAGAACTTTCTGAACTTTATGGTTTTGCCAGCCTGCGGTCTTTTAATATACAGTTTAAGGAACAAACCGGTTTACCTCCCTCTTTTTTTGTTAAAGAATTAGAGTTAAGAATGGCAGAGGAAAAAGCTCGTTTAAAAGCAGAAGACAAGGTTAAAAAAGAATAG
- a CDS encoding membrane lipoprotein lipid attachment site-containing protein: MKKIIITLGLILTLSSCNQDNNLNEVYGDSQQIENENLKTVSKVNSIDNEIDQMFYEYINSREYINYENAIVTFYKKLNINYLNDSNFSNTEIITWISQNISTTSFTNLNSAKLEFNNLVNLKNIELSKFENVEKFFKYSDYQTVKFYYDKWLHFENTTSNDNPCVTDFEDCNDRADSRYLQDSFDAFRAGADTSTKNTTLAQARLQYRYNLGYCQSVFDDCIGIGK; this comes from the coding sequence ATGAAAAAAATAATAATAACATTAGGTCTTATCTTAACTCTTAGTTCATGTAACCAAGACAATAATTTAAATGAAGTTTATGGTGATTCACAACAAATAGAAAATGAAAATTTAAAAACAGTAAGTAAAGTTAATTCTATTGATAATGAAATAGATCAAATGTTTTATGAATATATTAATTCAAGAGAATATATCAATTATGAAAATGCAATAGTTACGTTTTACAAAAAATTAAATATCAATTATTTAAATGATAGTAATTTTTCCAACACTGAAATAATTACTTGGATTAGTCAAAATATTTCGACAACTTCATTTACAAATTTAAATTCTGCAAAATTGGAATTTAATAATTTAGTTAATTTAAAAAATATCGAACTAAGCAAGTTTGAGAATGTAGAGAAATTTTTCAAATATAGTGATTACCAAACAGTAAAATTTTATTATGATAAATGGCTTCATTTTGAAAATACTACATCAAATGATAATCCTTGTGTGACAGATTTTGAAGACTGTAATGATAGAGCCGATTCAAGATATTTACAAGATTCTTTTGATGCTTTTAGGGCGGGTGCAGATACAAGTACCAAAAACACAACACTTGCCCAAGCGAGATTACAATATAGATATAATTTAGGATATTGTCAAAGTGTATTTGATGATTGTATAGGTATAGGTAAATAA